A genomic window from Glaciihabitans sp. INWT7 includes:
- a CDS encoding asparaginase — translation MSHPLDPTGVVELAILSRSGLDESRHLGAAVVVSPDGSVLRSLGDVDALVYGRSSLKFFQAIAVLRSGVSLAGAQLVLSTASHAGTAAHVEVVRSILERAGLDVEALQCPVDWPLDSASRSAASAPARITMNCSGKHAAFLLACVENGWDTASYLDPEHPLQQRIRATVEEFTGEPVGHIGVDGCGAPVFATTLRGLATAVGRVAASRDPSAALLTAAVLAEPWAIDGPGRANTVVIEQLGLLTKGGAEGVIVMGAPDGTAVALKMLDGSARATSLVGLGMLASVGAISLEDADRVGALTTERVLGGGLPVGAIRVSELVRGL, via the coding sequence GTGAGCCACCCCCTCGACCCCACCGGCGTCGTCGAACTGGCGATCCTCTCGCGATCAGGGCTCGACGAATCGCGGCACCTCGGCGCGGCGGTCGTCGTCTCACCGGATGGCTCTGTGCTGCGCTCTCTCGGAGACGTGGATGCCCTCGTATACGGCCGTTCGTCGCTCAAGTTCTTCCAGGCCATCGCCGTGCTCCGCTCAGGGGTGTCCCTCGCCGGGGCGCAACTCGTGCTCTCGACGGCCAGTCATGCGGGCACGGCAGCCCATGTCGAGGTGGTCCGTTCGATTCTCGAGCGGGCCGGTCTCGACGTGGAGGCCCTGCAGTGTCCCGTCGATTGGCCGCTCGACAGCGCGTCGCGGTCGGCGGCATCCGCCCCCGCGCGCATCACGATGAACTGTTCCGGCAAGCATGCTGCTTTTCTGTTGGCCTGTGTGGAGAACGGCTGGGACACCGCGAGCTACCTCGACCCGGAGCATCCGCTGCAGCAGCGGATCCGCGCCACGGTGGAGGAATTCACCGGTGAACCGGTGGGGCATATCGGCGTCGACGGCTGTGGCGCACCGGTGTTCGCGACCACGCTTCGCGGACTCGCGACCGCTGTCGGGCGCGTCGCGGCGTCACGCGATCCCTCCGCGGCGCTCCTCACGGCCGCGGTGCTGGCCGAGCCCTGGGCGATCGATGGGCCGGGTCGCGCCAACACCGTCGTGATCGAACAGCTCGGCCTGCTCACCAAGGGCGGTGCCGAGGGTGTCATCGTGATGGGTGCCCCCGACGGCACGGCCGTGGCGCTCAAGATGCTGGATGGCAGCGCTCGCGCGACCTCTCTCGTCGGGCTCGGGATGCTGGCCTCGGTCGGCGCCATTTCGCTCGAGGACGCCGACCGAGTTGGCGCCCTGACCACCGAGAGGGTGCTCGGCGGAGGACTGCCGGTGGGAGCCATCCGCGTGTCGGAGCTCGTGCGGGGTCTCTAG
- the gabT gene encoding 4-aminobutyrate--2-oxoglutarate transaminase, translating to MTDTLAPTLDSAEIVPERRIVTAIPGPRSQALQARRLAVIPVGVASAIPVFVERAHGAIVVDVDGNQFIDLGAGIGVMTIGHTDAAVVAAASAQLAAFTHVMFTVTPYEGYVRVAELLAEHTPGDFAKKTVLLNSGAEAVENAVKIARKFTGRTGVAVLDHAYHGRTNLTMAMTFKAMPYKLGFGPFASDVHHAPNSYPFHDGLSGADAAARTISYLEKSVGASDLACLVVEPIQGEGGFVVAAEGYFAALREWCTANRVVFVADEIQSGMARTGKYFAIEHFGVVPDMVLSAKGIAGGLPIAGVTGRADIMDASHPGGLGGTFAGNPVAAAAAIAVFDEIESKNLLAEGARIEGVLRPALLEMQKRHPVIGDVRGIGAMIAIELVEPGTHTPNAAAVSAITAFAAQNGVLLLSAGTYGNIIRFLPSLAISTELLNEALQVLDDALSAL from the coding sequence ATGACCGACACCCTCGCCCCCACCCTCGATTCTGCCGAAATCGTGCCGGAGCGGCGCATCGTCACCGCGATTCCGGGACCGCGTTCGCAGGCACTGCAGGCGCGACGCCTCGCGGTGATCCCGGTGGGCGTCGCATCCGCCATCCCCGTCTTCGTCGAGCGCGCCCACGGTGCGATCGTCGTGGACGTCGACGGCAACCAGTTCATCGACCTCGGGGCCGGCATCGGAGTGATGACGATCGGCCACACCGACGCGGCGGTCGTGGCCGCGGCATCCGCCCAGCTCGCCGCTTTCACCCACGTGATGTTCACCGTCACCCCGTACGAGGGTTATGTGCGCGTGGCGGAACTGCTGGCCGAGCACACGCCCGGCGATTTCGCCAAGAAGACGGTGCTGCTCAACTCCGGCGCGGAGGCCGTCGAGAATGCCGTGAAGATCGCGCGCAAGTTCACCGGCCGCACGGGCGTCGCCGTGCTCGACCACGCCTATCACGGCCGCACCAACCTCACCATGGCGATGACCTTCAAGGCGATGCCATACAAACTCGGCTTCGGGCCCTTCGCGAGCGATGTTCACCACGCCCCGAATTCCTACCCGTTCCACGACGGACTGAGTGGGGCGGATGCCGCGGCCCGCACCATCTCGTACCTCGAGAAGTCCGTCGGTGCCAGCGATCTCGCCTGCCTCGTGGTCGAGCCGATCCAGGGCGAAGGCGGTTTCGTGGTCGCGGCCGAGGGGTACTTCGCCGCCCTTCGCGAGTGGTGCACCGCCAACAGAGTCGTGTTCGTCGCCGACGAGATCCAGAGCGGCATGGCTCGCACGGGCAAGTACTTCGCCATCGAACACTTCGGCGTGGTGCCCGACATGGTATTGAGCGCCAAGGGCATCGCGGGCGGACTTCCCATCGCCGGCGTGACCGGCCGGGCAGACATCATGGATGCCTCACATCCCGGTGGCCTCGGCGGCACCTTTGCCGGCAACCCGGTCGCAGCGGCGGCCGCCATCGCCGTCTTCGACGAGATCGAGTCGAAGAACCTCCTCGCCGAGGGAGCTCGTATCGAGGGCGTGCTCAGGCCGGCCCTGCTCGAGATGCAGAAGCGCCATCCGGTGATCGGAGACGTGCGGGGCATCGGGGCGATGATCGCGATCGAACTGGTCGAGCCGGGCACCCACACCCCGAACGCGGCCGCGGTCTCCGCGATCACGGCGTTCGCGGCCCAGAATGGCGTGCTGCTGTTGAGTGCCGGGACCTACGGCAACATCATCCGCTTCCTCCCCTCGCTCGCGATCTCGACCGAGCTGCTGAACGAGGCGCTCCAGGTGCTCGACGACGCCCTCTCGGCCCTGTGA
- a CDS encoding OsmC family protein encodes MNHEHHFAVSLQWTGNRGTGTSGYKAYGRDHVVRAEGKHEISGSSDRVFHGDADRWNPEEMLIAALSQCHLLSYLHVAASNGVVVTDYTDAATGVMEQTADGGGHFTSVTLRPVVTIATDNVELALSLHHEASLKCFIASSMNFPVEHQPRVVFRAE; translated from the coding sequence GTGAACCACGAACACCACTTCGCCGTGTCCCTGCAATGGACCGGAAACCGCGGCACAGGAACAAGCGGGTACAAGGCCTACGGGCGCGATCACGTTGTGCGGGCCGAGGGCAAGCACGAGATCAGCGGGTCGTCGGATCGGGTCTTCCACGGCGACGCCGATCGCTGGAATCCCGAAGAGATGCTCATCGCCGCCCTCAGCCAGTGTCACCTGCTCAGCTACCTCCATGTCGCGGCGAGCAACGGCGTCGTCGTGACGGACTACACGGATGCCGCGACCGGCGTCATGGAGCAGACGGCGGACGGCGGCGGGCACTTCACTTCGGTGACTCTTCGCCCGGTCGTGACGATAGCGACCGACAATGTCGAGCTCGCGCTCTCCCTGCACCACGAGGCGAGCCTCAAGTGCTTCATCGCCAGTTCGATGAACTTTCCGGTGGAACACCAGCCGCGGGTGGTGTTCCGGGCCGAATAG
- a CDS encoding FKBP-type peptidyl-prolyl cis-trans isomerase yields MKKTLSVKKSLSVLAIAALAFSLAACSSSTSADGCTPTASGSNSSKVKVTGKFGSAPTVKFTKGLSTKKTERSVVIDGKGAVAKANGTVEVDYTAYDAASGKKIDATTYKKGSTTSFQLKDSSILPGMIKGLQCSPAGSRVVAVIPPADAFKAAGSEGLGVKGTDSLVFVFDVVKVAAPVKVLPKANGAVQKPVAGLPTVKLASNGEPTITVPKADAPTDLKIADLKKGTGTTVKSGDTVTVHYTGVIWATGKVFDSSWTRGTPASFATTGVIPGFGKALVGQKVGSQVIAVIPPADGYGSGGQSAAGISGTDTLVFVVDILATA; encoded by the coding sequence GTGAAGAAAACTCTCTCGGTGAAGAAATCCCTGTCGGTCTTGGCCATCGCCGCGCTCGCCTTCTCTCTGGCAGCCTGCAGCTCATCCACCTCGGCAGACGGTTGCACCCCGACGGCATCCGGCTCCAACTCGAGCAAGGTGAAGGTCACCGGCAAGTTCGGATCTGCGCCGACCGTCAAGTTCACCAAGGGGCTCAGCACCAAGAAGACCGAACGCTCTGTGGTGATCGACGGCAAGGGTGCCGTCGCCAAGGCGAACGGCACCGTCGAGGTCGACTACACCGCCTACGACGCCGCGTCGGGTAAGAAGATCGACGCCACAACTTACAAAAAGGGATCGACCACGTCGTTCCAGCTCAAGGACTCCAGCATCCTGCCCGGCATGATCAAGGGCCTGCAGTGTTCGCCCGCGGGCAGCCGCGTCGTCGCGGTCATCCCCCCGGCGGATGCCTTCAAGGCGGCCGGCTCGGAGGGGCTCGGCGTCAAGGGCACCGACTCGCTCGTCTTCGTCTTCGACGTCGTCAAGGTCGCCGCACCGGTGAAGGTGCTGCCGAAGGCGAACGGTGCGGTCCAGAAACCGGTCGCCGGCCTCCCGACCGTGAAGCTCGCCTCCAACGGCGAGCCGACCATCACCGTGCCGAAGGCTGACGCCCCGACCGACCTGAAGATCGCGGATCTCAAGAAGGGCACCGGCACGACGGTCAAGTCCGGGGACACGGTCACCGTCCACTACACCGGCGTCATCTGGGCGACGGGCAAGGTTTTCGATTCCAGCTGGACCCGCGGCACGCCCGCGAGTTTCGCCACCACAGGCGTCATCCCCGGCTTCGGCAAGGCTCTCGTCGGCCAGAAGGTCGGATCGCAGGTCATCGCGGTCATCCCCCCGGCTGACGGCTACGGCAGCGGTGGGCAGTCCGCGGCGGGTATCAGCGGCACGGACACCCTCGTGTTTGTCGTGGATATCCTCGCTACCGCCTAA
- a CDS encoding 1-deoxy-D-xylulose-5-phosphate reductoisomerase, whose protein sequence is MRRVIILGSTGSIGVQALEVIAANRDRFEIVGLAAGSRRDAVHAQATTFGVEHVALGEIEAEQLVRSVEADVVLNGITGSVGLGPTLAALEVGATLALANKESLIVGGELVMGAAAPGQLVPVDSEHSAIAQALRSGTSAEVRRLVLTASGGPFRGRTRESLRDVSPREALAHPTWDMGLVVTTNSSTLVNKGLEIIEAHYLFDVPYDRIDVTVHPQSIVHSMVEFVDGSTIAQCSPPDMRLPISLGLDWPNRVEGVGVPLDWTSASTWTFEPLDTEAFPAVDLAKRVGREGGTYPAVFNAANEQAVLAFHAGRIGYLDIVDTVTAVVDAHSSSGALTRESLADAELWARADADRRIALR, encoded by the coding sequence ATGCGTCGCGTCATCATCCTCGGTTCCACCGGCTCCATCGGAGTGCAGGCACTCGAGGTGATCGCGGCCAATCGCGACCGCTTCGAGATAGTCGGCCTCGCCGCGGGGTCCCGCCGTGACGCGGTGCATGCCCAGGCGACCACATTCGGCGTCGAACACGTCGCCCTCGGGGAGATCGAGGCCGAGCAGCTGGTGCGATCGGTCGAGGCGGATGTCGTGCTGAACGGCATCACCGGATCGGTGGGGCTCGGCCCAACCCTCGCCGCCCTCGAGGTGGGAGCGACCCTCGCGCTCGCCAACAAGGAGAGCCTGATCGTCGGTGGCGAGCTGGTGATGGGTGCCGCAGCCCCCGGTCAGCTGGTGCCGGTTGACTCCGAGCATTCGGCGATCGCGCAGGCGCTGAGGAGCGGAACGTCCGCCGAAGTGCGTCGTCTCGTGCTCACGGCATCCGGAGGGCCGTTCCGCGGACGCACCCGCGAGTCGTTGCGGGATGTCTCGCCGCGTGAGGCGCTCGCGCACCCCACCTGGGATATGGGGCTCGTCGTCACCACCAACTCGTCGACCCTGGTCAACAAGGGTCTGGAGATCATCGAGGCTCATTACCTGTTCGATGTGCCCTACGACCGCATCGACGTGACGGTGCATCCGCAGTCCATCGTCCACTCGATGGTGGAGTTCGTCGACGGATCGACCATCGCCCAGTGTTCGCCGCCGGACATGCGGCTGCCGATCTCCCTTGGCCTCGACTGGCCGAACCGGGTTGAGGGGGTGGGGGTGCCGCTCGACTGGACGTCCGCGAGCACGTGGACCTTCGAGCCTCTCGATACCGAGGCCTTCCCGGCCGTCGATCTGGCGAAGCGGGTGGGGCGAGAGGGTGGCACCTATCCCGCCGTCTTCAACGCTGCCAACGAACAGGCGGTCCTCGCCTTCCACGCCGGGCGGATCGGCTACCTCGACATCGTCGACACCGTCACGGCGGTCGTGGACGCGCACTCGTCATCCGGTGCCCTCACCCGCGAGTCCCTCGCCGACGCCGAACTCTGGGCCCGCGCGGATGCCGACCGGCGTATCGCTCTTCGCTAA
- a CDS encoding RIP metalloprotease, producing METVLLYILGIVVVVIGIALSIGLHEIGHLVPAKLFGVKVAQYMIGFGPTIFSRKKGETEYGVKAIPLGGYISMAGMYPPAKKGGRPRTSGTDASFLEEEYEASGRTSSTGFFQTLVQDARTASADTITVGDEDRVFYKLPIYKRVIIMLGGPFMNLVIAVVLFAVVLSGFGTQQLAVGSVSACVLPASSTADSCSPSDPEAPGSAAGLKPGDQIIRIASIDYPTWDQVTGVIRTSAGKNVDITVNRAGQTRVLTAVPLLTVRNVLTTRGAVVKDANGKAVTEKVGFLGIGPDVVLARQPLSRVLPTLGTNIGADVHLILNLPQRLVDVAKAAFGTEARDPNGPVSVVGVGRIAGEVTATQTSPFAERFSFLLGLIASLNVALLVFNLVPLLPLDGGHVAGALWEGIRRAFAKLFKRPDPGPVDIAKMVPVTFAVVLVLGAMSVLLIYADIVKPIALQ from the coding sequence GTGGAAACCGTCCTGCTATACATCCTCGGCATCGTCGTGGTCGTGATCGGCATCGCCCTGTCGATCGGTCTCCACGAGATCGGCCACCTCGTGCCGGCCAAGCTCTTCGGAGTGAAGGTCGCCCAGTACATGATCGGGTTCGGGCCGACGATCTTCTCCCGCAAGAAGGGGGAGACCGAATACGGGGTCAAGGCGATCCCGCTCGGCGGTTACATTTCCATGGCGGGGATGTATCCGCCGGCGAAGAAGGGCGGTCGTCCCCGCACCTCCGGCACCGACGCGTCGTTCCTCGAGGAGGAGTACGAGGCCTCCGGCCGCACCTCCAGCACCGGCTTCTTCCAGACTCTCGTGCAGGATGCCCGCACCGCGAGCGCCGACACCATCACCGTCGGCGACGAGGATCGCGTCTTCTACAAGCTCCCGATCTACAAGCGGGTGATCATCATGCTCGGCGGACCGTTCATGAACCTCGTGATCGCGGTAGTGCTGTTCGCCGTCGTGCTGAGTGGCTTCGGCACCCAGCAGCTCGCCGTGGGAAGCGTCTCCGCCTGTGTGCTTCCGGCGTCCAGCACCGCCGACAGCTGCTCCCCGAGCGATCCGGAGGCACCCGGATCGGCGGCCGGCCTCAAGCCGGGCGACCAGATCATCCGGATCGCCTCGATCGACTACCCGACCTGGGACCAGGTGACCGGAGTCATCCGCACCTCCGCGGGAAAAAACGTCGACATCACCGTGAATCGTGCCGGGCAGACCCGGGTTCTCACTGCCGTGCCGCTCCTCACCGTGCGGAACGTGCTGACCACCAGGGGCGCGGTCGTGAAGGATGCGAACGGCAAGGCCGTCACAGAGAAGGTCGGCTTTCTCGGCATCGGGCCGGATGTCGTGCTCGCCCGCCAGCCGCTCAGTCGCGTGCTGCCGACCCTCGGCACCAATATCGGCGCCGATGTACACCTGATCCTCAACCTCCCGCAGCGTCTGGTTGATGTGGCGAAGGCCGCCTTCGGCACAGAGGCCCGGGACCCAAACGGCCCGGTGAGCGTCGTCGGCGTCGGTCGGATCGCCGGTGAGGTCACCGCGACGCAGACCTCCCCGTTCGCCGAGCGCTTCTCGTTCCTGCTGGGCCTGATCGCCTCGCTCAACGTCGCGCTGCTGGTCTTCAACCTGGTTCCCCTGCTCCCGCTCGACGGCGGACACGTGGCGGGAGCACTGTGGGAGGGAATTCGCCGCGCCTTCGCGAAGCTCTTCAAGCGACCCGATCCGGGGCCTGTCGACATCGCCAAGATGGTGCCTGTCACCTTCGCCGTCGTGCTGGTGCTCGGCGCGATGAGCGTGTTGCTGATCTACGCCGACATCGTCAAACCGATCGCGCTGCAGTAG
- the ispG gene encoding flavodoxin-dependent (E)-4-hydroxy-3-methylbut-2-enyl-diphosphate synthase: MPAINLGMPLAPPVLAPRRKTRQISVGKVKVGGDAQVSVQSMTTTQTTNINATLQQIAELTATGCDIVRVAVPHQDDADVLHIIASKSQIPVIADIHFQPRYVFTAIDAGVGAVRVNPGNIRKFDDQVGKIAAAAKAAGVSIRIGVNAGSLEPSILQKYGKATPEALVESAVWEASLFEEHDFHDFKISVKHNDPVVMVKAYRLLAERGDWPLHLGVTEAGPEFQGTIKSATAFGILLGEGIGDTIRVSLSAPPVTEIKVGLQILQSLNLRERKLEIVSCPSCGRAQVDVYQLANDVTAGLEKMTVPLRVAVMGCVVNGPGEAREADLGVASGNGRGQIFVKGEVIKTVPEAEIVQTLIEEANRLAAEMPPGSVGSPEVVTV; encoded by the coding sequence GTGCCAGCAATCAACTTGGGTATGCCCCTCGCCCCTCCCGTATTGGCCCCGCGTCGCAAGACCCGCCAGATCTCCGTCGGCAAGGTGAAAGTCGGCGGTGACGCGCAGGTGAGCGTGCAGTCGATGACCACCACGCAGACCACCAACATCAACGCCACTCTCCAGCAGATCGCCGAGCTCACCGCGACCGGATGCGACATCGTGCGAGTCGCGGTGCCCCACCAGGACGACGCGGATGTGCTGCACATCATCGCCAGCAAGAGCCAGATCCCGGTCATCGCCGACATCCACTTCCAGCCTCGCTACGTCTTCACCGCCATCGACGCCGGGGTCGGCGCCGTTCGGGTGAACCCCGGCAACATCCGCAAGTTCGACGACCAGGTCGGCAAGATCGCGGCGGCAGCCAAGGCGGCCGGGGTGAGCATCCGCATCGGGGTGAACGCGGGTTCGCTCGAGCCGAGCATCCTGCAGAAGTATGGCAAGGCCACCCCGGAGGCGCTCGTGGAGAGCGCGGTCTGGGAGGCGTCGCTGTTCGAGGAGCACGACTTCCACGACTTCAAGATCTCCGTCAAGCACAACGACCCCGTGGTCATGGTGAAGGCCTACCGACTGCTCGCCGAGCGCGGCGACTGGCCGCTCCACCTCGGTGTGACCGAGGCCGGCCCGGAATTCCAGGGCACGATCAAGTCGGCTACCGCCTTCGGCATCCTTCTCGGGGAGGGAATCGGCGACACCATCCGCGTCTCGCTTTCGGCTCCTCCGGTCACGGAGATCAAGGTCGGCCTGCAGATCCTGCAGTCGCTCAACCTGCGCGAGCGCAAGCTCGAGATCGTCTCCTGCCCGAGCTGTGGACGCGCCCAGGTGGATGTCTACCAGCTCGCCAATGACGTGACGGCCGGCCTCGAGAAGATGACGGTGCCCCTCCGCGTTGCGGTGATGGGCTGCGTCGTGAACGGACCAGGAGAGGCCCGCGAGGCCGACCTCGGCGTCGCGAGCGGCAACGGTCGCGGCCAGATCTTCGTCAAGGGCGAGGTCATCAAGACGGTGCCGGAGGCGGAGATCGTGCAGACGCTCATCGAGGAGGCCAATCGCCTCGCGGCCGAGATGCCTCCCGGGTCCGTCGGATCGCCCGAGGTAGTCACCGTCTGA
- a CDS encoding proline--tRNA ligase: protein MPTRLSQLFVRTLREDPSDAEVTSHRLLVRAGYIRRQGPGIFAWLPLGLRVKRRIEAIIREEMDGIGAQEVHFPGLLPREAYEVTGRWTEYGDGIFRLKDRKGADYLLAPTHEEVFTLLVKDLYSSYKDLPLSIYQIQDKYRDEARPRAGLLRGREFTMKDAYSFDYNDEGLDKSYQDQRDAYERIFARLGLEYVIVQADAGAMGGSRSEEFLHPTPVGEDTFVRSDGGYAANVEAFHTDAPAARSFDTLTPAEVLDTPDTPTIQTLVDVANAKHPRPDGRAWTAADTLKNIVLALTALDGTRELVVVGLPGDREVDLKRAEVAFAPAAVEAASEADFARLDKQEGRAGLVKGYIGPWSAAGAVLGEESTTGIRFVTDPRVSSGSGWITGANEHGKHVFGLVAGRDFVSDGTVEVAEVVAGDPAPDGSGPVELARGMEIGHVFQLGRKYAEALGLKVLDPNGKLVTVTMGSYGIGVTRILAVIAEANNDGRGLIWPRNVAPFDLHVVAATKEVEVLDAAVSLAEDLEKRGYDVLVDERPKVSPGVKFGDAELIGVPLIVIVGKGFAEGMVELWDRRTGVKTPVALADVVEAVAALD from the coding sequence GTGCCCACAAGACTCTCCCAACTCTTTGTCCGAACCCTCCGAGAAGACCCCTCCGACGCCGAGGTGACCAGCCACCGCCTGCTCGTGCGCGCCGGCTACATCCGCCGTCAGGGCCCGGGGATCTTCGCCTGGCTTCCCCTCGGACTCCGGGTCAAGCGCCGCATCGAAGCGATCATCCGCGAGGAGATGGACGGGATCGGCGCCCAGGAGGTGCACTTCCCCGGCTTGCTTCCCCGCGAGGCCTACGAGGTCACCGGGCGCTGGACGGAGTACGGCGACGGCATCTTCCGGCTGAAGGACCGCAAAGGTGCCGACTACCTGCTCGCCCCGACCCATGAAGAGGTCTTCACCCTTCTCGTGAAAGACCTGTACTCGTCGTACAAGGACCTTCCGCTGTCGATCTACCAGATCCAGGACAAGTACCGCGACGAGGCGCGGCCACGTGCCGGACTGCTGCGTGGCCGCGAGTTCACCATGAAAGACGCCTACTCCTTCGACTACAACGACGAGGGGCTCGACAAGTCCTACCAGGACCAGCGCGACGCCTATGAGCGCATCTTCGCGCGCCTCGGACTGGAGTACGTGATCGTGCAGGCGGACGCCGGAGCGATGGGGGGATCCCGCAGCGAGGAATTCCTCCACCCCACCCCGGTGGGTGAAGACACCTTCGTGCGCTCCGACGGTGGCTACGCCGCCAACGTCGAGGCATTCCACACCGATGCACCGGCGGCGCGGTCCTTTGACACGCTGACCCCGGCCGAAGTGCTCGACACCCCGGACACCCCCACGATCCAGACCCTGGTGGATGTCGCGAATGCGAAGCACCCGCGCCCGGATGGTCGCGCCTGGACAGCTGCCGACACCCTCAAGAACATCGTGCTGGCGCTCACCGCGCTCGACGGCACTCGCGAGCTCGTGGTCGTCGGCCTTCCCGGCGACCGGGAGGTCGACCTCAAGCGTGCCGAGGTGGCCTTCGCACCCGCAGCGGTCGAGGCCGCCAGCGAGGCCGACTTCGCGCGCCTGGACAAGCAGGAGGGTCGCGCAGGGCTCGTGAAGGGCTACATCGGCCCCTGGAGCGCCGCGGGGGCGGTACTGGGCGAGGAGTCGACCACGGGCATCCGCTTCGTCACGGATCCGCGCGTCTCCAGCGGGTCAGGCTGGATCACCGGGGCCAACGAGCACGGAAAGCACGTCTTCGGCCTCGTGGCCGGGCGGGACTTCGTCTCCGACGGCACCGTCGAGGTCGCGGAAGTGGTCGCGGGCGATCCGGCTCCGGATGGTTCGGGGCCGGTCGAACTGGCGCGCGGCATGGAGATCGGCCACGTCTTCCAGCTCGGGCGCAAGTATGCGGAGGCCCTCGGGCTGAAGGTGCTCGACCCGAACGGCAAGCTGGTGACGGTGACGATGGGCTCCTACGGCATCGGCGTCACCCGCATCCTCGCCGTCATCGCGGAGGCGAACAACGACGGTCGCGGGCTCATCTGGCCCCGCAACGTCGCGCCATTCGACCTGCACGTGGTCGCCGCGACCAAAGAGGTGGAGGTACTCGACGCCGCCGTCTCTCTCGCGGAGGACCTCGAGAAGCGCGGCTATGACGTGCTCGTCGACGAGCGCCCCAAGGTCTCGCCCGGGGTCAAGTTCGGCGATGCCGAGCTCATCGGGGTTCCGCTCATCGTCATAGTCGGAAAGGGTTTCGCCGAGGGGATGGTCGAGCTGTGGGACCGCCGCACTGGCGTGAAGACCCCGGTCGCGCTGGCCGACGTGGTCGAGGCGGTCGCCGCGCTCGACTGA
- the nusA gene encoding transcription termination factor NusA yields MDIDLSVLRLLEREREIPFDELVVIIEQAILTAYLKHIETPENKDGNAHARVSLDRKSGHVSIFVPELNEEGEVIGEAEDVPEDFGRIGAFAAKQVINQRLRDIGDDKVLGEFKGREGDIIAGVIQQGPNPRMIHVDLGTIEAILPPEEQVPGEVYAHGSRIRVYVTSVSRGLKGPQITVSRTHPSLVRKLFALEVPEIASGVVEIVSLAREAGHRTKIAVKANEPGVNAKGACIGELGQRVRAVTAELNNEKIDIVDYSEDLATFVGNALSPAKVTSSYVIDASTKAVRALVPDYQLSLAIGKEGQNARLAAKLTGARIDIQPDSILDQD; encoded by the coding sequence GTGGACATCGACCTGAGCGTGCTGCGTCTCTTGGAGCGCGAGCGCGAAATTCCCTTCGACGAACTCGTCGTGATCATCGAGCAGGCCATTCTCACGGCGTACCTCAAGCACATCGAGACGCCGGAGAACAAGGACGGCAACGCGCACGCGCGAGTGTCGCTCGACCGCAAGTCCGGGCACGTGAGCATCTTCGTGCCAGAGCTGAACGAAGAGGGCGAAGTGATCGGCGAGGCCGAGGATGTGCCGGAGGACTTCGGTCGCATCGGCGCCTTCGCGGCCAAGCAGGTCATCAACCAGCGCCTGCGGGACATCGGTGACGACAAGGTGCTCGGCGAGTTCAAGGGCCGTGAGGGCGACATCATCGCCGGAGTCATCCAGCAGGGTCCGAACCCGCGCATGATCCACGTGGACCTCGGCACGATCGAGGCCATCCTCCCTCCGGAGGAGCAGGTGCCCGGGGAGGTCTATGCGCACGGTTCTCGAATCCGCGTCTACGTCACGAGCGTGAGCCGTGGACTCAAGGGTCCGCAGATCACGGTCTCGCGCACGCATCCGTCGCTCGTTCGCAAGTTGTTCGCGCTGGAGGTGCCCGAGATCGCCAGCGGAGTCGTGGAGATCGTCTCCCTCGCCCGCGAAGCCGGCCACCGCACCAAGATCGCGGTGAAGGCCAACGAGCCCGGGGTCAACGCCAAGGGAGCGTGCATCGGCGAACTCGGGCAGCGTGTGCGCGCGGTCACGGCGGAACTCAACAACGAGAAGATCGACATCGTCGACTACAGCGAAGACCTGGCGACCTTCGTGGGAAACGCGCTGTCCCCGGCGAAGGTCACCTCCTCGTACGTGATCGATGCGTCGACGAAGGCCGTGCGGGCCCTCGTTCCGGACTACCAGCTCTCGCTCGCCATCGGCAAGGAGGGCCAGAACGCCCGACTCGCCGCAAAGCTCACCGGCGCCCGCATCGACATCCAGCCCGATTCGATCCTCGACCAGGACTGA
- a CDS encoding YlxR family protein: MISVRTCLGCRERADRSLLVRVVARDGEAVVDVSATLPGRGAWVHPTTRCAETAVARKAIARGLRAEGALGTTGFLAEIAGLTMNDTVGVPSGTP; encoded by the coding sequence ATGATCTCTGTTAGAACCTGTCTCGGCTGCCGCGAACGTGCTGACAGATCCCTCCTCGTGAGGGTAGTTGCACGCGATGGCGAAGCCGTTGTGGATGTATCCGCAACACTTCCCGGCCGAGGCGCCTGGGTGCATCCGACAACCCGCTGTGCTGAAACCGCGGTCGCTCGTAAGGCGATTGCGCGGGGACTTCGCGCGGAAGGTGCACTCGGCACAACGGGATTCCTGGCAGAAATTGCCGGTCTCACCATGAATGACACAGTCGGCGTTCCATCCGGAACGCCCTAA